The Oncorhynchus kisutch isolate 150728-3 linkage group LG20, Okis_V2, whole genome shotgun sequence genome has a segment encoding these proteins:
- the LOC116355524 gene encoding mediator of RNA polymerase II transcription subunit 15-like — MPLQHNQPTAVPQQVWHPAQKPLQQKQPTAVPQQVWHPSQMPLQTTAVPQQVWHPAQMQQKQPIGVPQQVWLPPQMPLQQKQPSAVPQQVWHPPQMPLQQKQPTAVPQQVWLPPQMPLQQKQPSAVPQQVWLPPQLPLQQKQPTAVPQQVWLPPQLPLQQKQPTAVPQQVWHPAQMQQKQQTNVPQQVWHPAQMQQKQPTALRQQVWHPPQMALQQKQLTTVPQQVWHPAQMQQKQPTAVPQQVWHPPQMPLQHNQPTAVPQQVWLPPQMPLQQKQPTAVPQQVWHPAQMQQKQPTAVPQQVWHPSQMPLQQKQLTTVPQQVWHPAQMQQKQPTVVPQQVWHPRQMPLRQKQTTDVPQQVWHPAQFPQQKQLAPMPLLQKEPTTITQQVWHPAQMSKNRTATEPQQKPPSTTPAQIPLQQKQPATEPQQKELTAMPQKLQASILQQPPLVWHPSQFPQQKELAVEPQQQKELAVEPQQQKELAVEPQQQKELAVEPQQQKELAVEPQQQKELAVEPQQQKELAVEPQQVRYPAQMAQQLPNPIPQQLWHVGQISQQQLAPLSQQKHYKRTEDDASGSSQASIEQSGVIPISSYSSKSHYKNGRTIFSQISYTPREAMPVDSGNAPKDGYVGIGAPSIYPTLVKDSAREI, encoded by the exons atgcccctgcagcataATCAACCGACcgctgtgccccagcaagtgtggcatcctgctcaaaagcccctgcagcagaagcaaccgaccgccgtgccccagcaagtatGGCATCCTTCTCAAATGCCACTGCAAACAACcgctgtgccccagcaagtgtggcatccagctcaaatgcagcagaagcaaccgatcggcgtgccccagcaagtgtggcttcCTCCTCAAATGCCcttgcagcagaagcaaccgagcgccgtgccccagcaagtgtggcatcctcctcaaatgcccctgcagcagaagcaaccgaccgccgtgccccagcaagtgtggcttcCTCCTCAAATGCCcttgcagcagaagcaaccgagcgccgtgccccagcaagtgtggcttcCTCCTCAattgcccctgcagcagaagcagccgaccgccgtgccccagcaagtgtggcttcCTCCTCAattgcccctgcagcagaagcaaccgaccgccgtgccccagcaagtgtggcatccagctcaaatgcagcagaagcaacagaccaacgtgccccagcaagtgtggcatccagctcaaatgcagcagaagcaaccgactgccTTGcgccagcaagtgtggcatcctcctcaaatggccctgcagcagaagcaactgaccaccgtgccccagcaagtgtggcatccagctcaaatgcagcagaagcaaccgactgccgtgccccagcaagtgtggcatcctcctcaaatgcccctgcagcataatcaaccgaccgccgtgccccagcaagtgtggcttcctcctcaaatgcccctgcagcagaagcaaccgaccgccgtgccccagcaagtgtggcatccagctcaaatgcagcagaagcaaccgactgccgtgccccagcaagtgtggcatccttctcaaatgcccctgcagcagaagcaactgaccaccgtgccccagcaagtgtggcatccagctcaaatgcagcagaagcaaccgaccgtcgtgccccagcaagtgtggcatcctcgtCAAATGCCCCTGAGGCAGAAGCAAACGACCgacgtgccccagcaagtgtggcatcctgctcAGTTTCCCCAGCAGAAGCAACTGGCCCCTATGCCTCTACTGCAGAAGGAACCAACCACCATAACCCAGCaggtgtggcatccagctcaaatgtcCAAGAATCGAACAGCCACTGAACCTCAGCAGAAGCCACCATCCACCACGCCAGCTCAAAttcccctgcagcagaagcaaccggccACTGAACCTCAACAGAAGGAGCTGACCGCCATGCCACAGAAGCTACAGGCCTCCATTCTCCAGCAGCCTCCGCTCGTGTGGCATCCATCTCAATTTCcccagcagaaggaactggcagtcgagccccagcagcagaaggaactggcagtcgagccccagcagcagaaggaactggcagtcgagccccagcagcagaaggaactggcagtcgagccccagcagcagaaggaactggcagtcgagccccagcagcagaaggaactggcagtcgagccccagcagcagaaggaactggcagtcgagcctcAGCAAGTGAGGTATCCAGCTCAAATGGCCCAGCAGCTACCCAACCCCATTCCTCAGCAATTATGGCATGTAGGCCAAATATCCCAGCAGCAACTGGCCCCATTGTCTCAGCAGAAGCACTACAAAAGAACTGAAGATGATGCCTCTGGTAGTTCTCAGGCCAGCATTGAACAGTCAGGTGTCATCCCAATCTCTTCCTACAGTTCCAAATCGCACTACAAGAATGGCAGAACTATCTTTTCACAAATCAGCTACACTCCTAGGGAGGCAATGCCTGTTGACAGTGGAAATGCTCCCAAGGACGGTTATGTTGGCATTGGTGCACCAAGCATATATCCAACACTAGTGAAGGATTCTGCAAG GGAAATATAA
- the LOC116355523 gene encoding putative mediator of RNA polymerase II transcription subunit 12, whose protein sequence is MAVMIGIAFSISWLCCLLIGGITCSTSEGDWSPALDSNAAWLYAGSLRSLGYGNYKSQMQAQQKHPAAILRKELAPMSQQPQQVWYPVQLPLHQKQLAAETQQQRQPTTVPQQVWHQAHMLTQPPTAVPQQVWHQAHMLTHKQPTAVPQQVWHQAHMLTHKQPTAVPQQVWHPAQKPLQQKQLAAEAQQQRQPTAVPQQVWHQAHMLTHKQPTTVPQQVWHPPQMLLQQKQPTAVPQQVWHPPQMPLQQKQPTAVPQQVWHPSQMPLQTTAVPQQVWHPPQMPLQHNQPTAVPQQVWHPAQKPLQQKQPTAVPQQVWHQAHMLTHKQPTAVPQQVWHPPQMPLQQKQPTTVPQQVWLPPQLPLQQKQPTAVPQQVWHPSQMPLQTTAVPQEVWHPPQMPLQHIQPIGVPQQVWLPPQMPLQQKQPSAVPQQVWHPPQMPLQQKQPTAVPQQVWLPPQMPLQQKQPSAVPQQVWLPQLPLQQKQPTAVPQQVWLPQLPLQQKQPTAVPQQVWHPAQMQQKQQTNVPQQVWHPAQMQQKQPTALCQQVWHPPQMALQQKQLTTVPQQVWHPAQMQQKQPTAVPQQVWHPRQMPLRQKQTTDVPQQVRHPAQFPQQKQLAPMPLLQKEPTTITQQPQQVWHPAQMSKNRTATEPQQKPPSTTPAQIPLQQKQPATEPQQKELTAMPQKLQASILQQPPLVWHPSQFPQQKELAVEPQQKKELAVEPQQQKELAVEPQQQKELAVEPQQQKELAVEPQQQKELAVEPQQQKELAVEPQQQKELAVEPQQVRYPAQMAQQLPNPIPQQLWHVGQISQQQLAPLSQQKHYERTEDDASGSSQASIEQSGVIPISSYSSKSHYKNGRTIFSQISYTPREAMPVDSGNAPKDGYVGIGAPSIYPTLVKDSAREI, encoded by the exons ATGGCCGTGATGATTGGAATCGCTTTCAG CATTTCTTGGCTTTGTTGCCTGCTAATTGGAGGGATAACGTGTTCTACATCAGAAG GTGATTGGTCTCCTGCACTGGATTCTAATGCAGCATGGCTCTATGCAGGATCACTTCGGTCTCTAGGATATGGCAATTATAAATCTCAAATGCAAGCGCAACAGAAACATCCGGCCGCCATCCTGCGGAAGGAACTGGCCCCCATGTCCCAGCAACCTCAGCAAGTGTGGTATCCAGTTCAATTGCCCCTGCATCAGAAGCAACTGGCCGCAGAAACTCAGCAGCAGAGGCAACCGACAactgtgccccagcaagtgtggcatcaagCTCACATGCTGACACAAccaccgaccgccgtgccccagcaagtgtggcatcaagCTCACATGCTGACGCataagcaaccgaccgccgtgccccagcaagtgtggcatcaagCTCACATGCTGACGCataagcaaccgaccgccgtgccccagcaagtgtggcatcctgctcaaaagcccctgcagcagaagcaactggCCGCAGAAGCTCAGCAGCAGaggcaaccgaccgccgtgccccagcaagtgtggcatcaagCTCACATGCTGACGCATAAGCAACCGACCactgtgccccagcaagtgtggcatcctcctcaaatgctcctgcagcagaagcaaccgaccgccgtgccccagcaagtgtggcatcctcctcaaatgcccctgcagcagaagcaaccgaccgccgtgccccagcaagtatggcatccttctcaaatgcccctgcaaacaaccgctgtgccccagcaagtgtggcatcctcctcaaatgcccctgcagcataATCAACCGACcgctgtgccccagcaagtgtggcatcctgctcaaaagcccctgcagcagaagcaaccgaccgccgtgccccagcaagtgtggcatcaagCTCACATGCTGACGCATAAGCAACCGACcgctgtgccccagcaagtgtggcatcctcctcaaatgcccctgcagcagaagcaaccgaccaccgtgccccagcaagtgtggcttcCTCCTCAattgcccctgcagcagaagcaaccgaccgctgtGCCCCAGCAAGTATGGCATCCTTCTCAAATGCCACTGCAAACAACCGCTGTGCCCCAGGAAGTGTGGCATCctcctcaaatgcccctgcagcataTTCAACCGATCggcgtgccccagcaagtgtggcttcCTCCTCAAATGCCcttgcagcagaagcaaccgagcgccgtgccccagcaagtgtggcatcctcctcaaatgcccctgcagcagaagcaaccgaccgccgtgccccagcaagtgtggcttcCTCCTCAAATGCCcttgcagcagaagcaaccgagcgccgtgccccagcaagtgtggcttcCTCAattgcccctgcagcagaagcagccgaccgccgtgccccagcaagtgtggcttcCTCAattgcccctgcagcagaagcaaccgaccgccgtgccccagcaagtgtggcatccagctcaaatgcagcagaagcaacagaccaacgtgccccagcaagtgtggcatccagctcaaatgcagcagaagcaaccgactgccCTGtgccagcaagtgtggcatcctcctcaaatggccctgcagcagaagcaactgaccaccgtgccccagcaagtgtggcatccagctcaaatgcagcagaagcaaccgactgccgtgccccagcaagtgtggcatcctcgtCAAATGCCCCTGAGGCAGAAGCAAACGACCGACGTGCCCCAGCAAGTGAGGCATCCTGCTCAGTTTCCCCAGCAGAAGCAACTGGCCCCTATGCCTCTACTGCAGAAGGAACCAACCACCATAACCCAGCAACCTCAGCaggtgtggcatccagctcaaatgtcCAAGAATCGAACAGCCACTGAACCTCAGCAGAAGCCACCATCCACCACGCCAGCTCAAAttcccctgcagcagaagcaaccggccACTGAACCTCAACAGAAGGAGCTGACCGCCATGCCACAGAAGCTACAGGCCTCCATTCTCCAGCAGCCTCCGCTCGTGTGGCATCCATCTCAATTTCcccagcagaaggaactggcagtcgagccccagcagaagaaggaactggcagtcgagccccagcagcagaaggaactggcagtcgagccccagcagcagaaggaactggcagtcgagccccagcagcagaaggaactggcagtcgagccccagcagcagaaggaactggcagtcgagccccagcagcagaaggaactggcagtcgagccccagcagcagaaggaactggcagtcgagcctcAGCAAGTGAGGTATCCAGCTCAAATGGCCCAGCAGCTACCCAACCCCATTCCTCAGCAATTATGGCATGTAGGCCAAATTTCCCAGCAGCAACTGGCCCCATTGTCTCAGCAGAAGCACTACGAAAGAACTGAAGATGATGCCTCTGGTAGTTCTCAGGCCAGCATTGAACAGTCAGGTGTCATCCCAATCTCTTCCTACAGTTCCAAATCGCACTACAAGAATGGCAGAACTATCTTTTCACAAATCAGCTACACTCCTAGGGAGGCAATGCCTGTTGACAGTGGAAATGCTCCCAAGGACGGTTATGTTGGCATTGGTGCACCAAGCATATATCCAACACTAGTGAAGGATTCTGCAAG GGAAATATAA